In Mercurialis annua linkage group LG5, ddMerAnnu1.2, whole genome shotgun sequence, a single genomic region encodes these proteins:
- the LOC126682214 gene encoding bifunctional dihydrofolate reductase-thymidylate synthase-like isoform X2 codes for MAGDSKANLSNGNAHIQQPDPQRTYQVVVAATRDMGIGKDGKLPWKLPSDLKFFKDITLTTADSGKKNAVIMGRKTWESIPLQFRPLPGRLNVVLTRSGSFDIATAENVVSCGSLSSALELLAASPYCLSIEKVFIIGGGQILREALNAPGCDAVHSTEIETSFDCDTFIPPIDFSVFQPWYSSFPLVENNIRYCFASYVRVRSSALETLGQNDGLISDSASENNKFDVKKFSFLPKLVFDRHNEFLYLRLVQDIISDGNLKDDRTGTGTLSKFGCQMRFNLRKTFPLLTTKKIFWRGVVEELLWFISGSTNAKVLQEKGIHIWDGNASRDYLDSIGLKDREEGDLGPVYGFQWRHFGARYTDMHADYTGQGFDQLLDVINKIKKNPDDRRIILSAWNPSDLKLMALPPCHMFAQFYVANGELSCQMYQRSADMGLGVPFNIASYSLLTCMIAHVCDLIPGDFIHVIGDAHVYNTHVRALEEQLQKLPKPFPILKINPEKKNIDSFVAADFKLIGYDPHQKIEMKMAV; via the exons ATGGCCGGTGACTCCAAGGCAAATCTTTCCAATGGTAATGCTCATATACAGCAGCCTGATCCTCAAAGAACTTATCAAGTTGTGGTGGCTGCAACTAGGGATATGGGAATTGGTAAGGATGGAAAGCTCCCATGGAAATTACCTTCtgatcttaaattttttaaggaTATCACTTTAACTACTGCTGATTCTGGGAAAAAGAATGCTGTTATAATGGGTAGAAAAACATGGGAAAGTATTCCACTTCAGTTTCGGCCTCTTCCTGGCCGTCTCAATGTTGTTCTGACTCGTTCTGGTAGTTTTGATATTGCTACTGCTGAGAATGTGGTGAGTTGTGGAAGTTTATCATCTGCTTTGGAATTATTGGCTGCTTCTCCCTATTGCCTCTCAATTGAGAAAGTCTTTATTATAGGTGGTGGTCAAATTTTGAG AGAAGCTCTCAATGCTCCTGGATGTGATGCTGTCCACAGCACAGAAATTGAGACTAGCTTTGATTGTGATACTTTCATTCCTCCAATTGACTTCTCTGTATTCCAACCCTGGTATTCATCCTTTCCCTTGGTGGAAAATAACATAAGATATTGTTTTGCGTCGTATGTTCGAGTAAGGAGTTCTGCACTTGAAACCCTTGGTCAAAATGATGGTTTGATCTCTGATAGTGCTTCAGAAAACAATAAGTTCGATGTCAAAAAGTTCTCATTCCTTCCTAAGCTGGTTTTTGACAGACACAACGAGTTCTTATATCTGAGACTTGTTCAAGACATCATCTCTGATGGTAATTTGAAGGATGACAGAACTGGAACTGGTACTTTATCGAAATTTGGCTGTCAG ATGCGGTTCAACTTGCGCAAAACTTTTCCGCTGCTTACAACAAAA AAAATATTCTGGCGTGGGGTTGTGGAAGAACTCCTATGGTTCATTAGTGGCTCGACAAATGCCAAG GTTCTTCAGGAAAAGGGCATTCATATTTGGGATGGCAATGCATCTAGAGATTATCTCGATAG TATTGGGTTAAAGGACAGAGAGGAGGGTGACCTGGGACCTGTTTATGGATTTCAGTGGAGACATTTTGGTGCTAG GTATACTGACATGCATGCTGACTACACTGGCCAAGGATTTGATCAGTTGTTAGATGTTATTAACAAGATTAAGAAAAATCCAGATGATCGTCGAATTATTCTTTCAGCTTGGAATCCTTCTGATTTAAAGTTGATGGCACTACCTCCATGCCACATGTTTGCTCAG TTCTATGTAGCCAATGGGGAGTTATCATGTCAAATGTATCAGCGATCTGCTGACATGGGCTTGGGTGTGCCATTCAACATTGCATCATATAGTCTCTTGACATGCATGATCGCTCATGTTTGTG ATCTCATCCCGGGTGATTTTATTCATGTGATTGGGGACGCTCATGTATATAACACTCATGTCAGGGCTCTTGAAGAGCAGCTTCAGAAGCTGCCAAAACCTTTTCCA ATTTTGAAGATTAATCCAGAGAAGAAGAACATAGATTCTTTTGTGGCAGCTGATTTCAAACTCATCGGATATGATCCTCACCagaaaattgaaatgaaaatggCCGTGTAG
- the LOC126682214 gene encoding bifunctional dihydrofolate reductase-thymidylate synthase 1-like isoform X1, whose amino-acid sequence MNHFTKVLLHINRSWVCSSNSRPKASSLRFRVLFSVMAGDSKANLSNGNAHIQQPDPQRTYQVVVAATRDMGIGKDGKLPWKLPSDLKFFKDITLTTADSGKKNAVIMGRKTWESIPLQFRPLPGRLNVVLTRSGSFDIATAENVVSCGSLSSALELLAASPYCLSIEKVFIIGGGQILREALNAPGCDAVHSTEIETSFDCDTFIPPIDFSVFQPWYSSFPLVENNIRYCFASYVRVRSSALETLGQNDGLISDSASENNKFDVKKFSFLPKLVFDRHNEFLYLRLVQDIISDGNLKDDRTGTGTLSKFGCQMRFNLRKTFPLLTTKKIFWRGVVEELLWFISGSTNAKVLQEKGIHIWDGNASRDYLDSIGLKDREEGDLGPVYGFQWRHFGARYTDMHADYTGQGFDQLLDVINKIKKNPDDRRIILSAWNPSDLKLMALPPCHMFAQFYVANGELSCQMYQRSADMGLGVPFNIASYSLLTCMIAHVCDLIPGDFIHVIGDAHVYNTHVRALEEQLQKLPKPFPILKINPEKKNIDSFVAADFKLIGYDPHQKIEMKMAV is encoded by the exons ATGAATCACTTTACCAAG GTTCTGCTGCACATCAACAGAAGTTGGGTGTGCAGTTCTAATTCTAGACCAAAAGCTTCGAGTTTGCGTTTTCGGGTTTTGTTTTCAGTCATGGCCGGTGACTCCAAGGCAAATCTTTCCAATGGTAATGCTCATATACAGCAGCCTGATCCTCAAAGAACTTATCAAGTTGTGGTGGCTGCAACTAGGGATATGGGAATTGGTAAGGATGGAAAGCTCCCATGGAAATTACCTTCtgatcttaaattttttaaggaTATCACTTTAACTACTGCTGATTCTGGGAAAAAGAATGCTGTTATAATGGGTAGAAAAACATGGGAAAGTATTCCACTTCAGTTTCGGCCTCTTCCTGGCCGTCTCAATGTTGTTCTGACTCGTTCTGGTAGTTTTGATATTGCTACTGCTGAGAATGTGGTGAGTTGTGGAAGTTTATCATCTGCTTTGGAATTATTGGCTGCTTCTCCCTATTGCCTCTCAATTGAGAAAGTCTTTATTATAGGTGGTGGTCAAATTTTGAG AGAAGCTCTCAATGCTCCTGGATGTGATGCTGTCCACAGCACAGAAATTGAGACTAGCTTTGATTGTGATACTTTCATTCCTCCAATTGACTTCTCTGTATTCCAACCCTGGTATTCATCCTTTCCCTTGGTGGAAAATAACATAAGATATTGTTTTGCGTCGTATGTTCGAGTAAGGAGTTCTGCACTTGAAACCCTTGGTCAAAATGATGGTTTGATCTCTGATAGTGCTTCAGAAAACAATAAGTTCGATGTCAAAAAGTTCTCATTCCTTCCTAAGCTGGTTTTTGACAGACACAACGAGTTCTTATATCTGAGACTTGTTCAAGACATCATCTCTGATGGTAATTTGAAGGATGACAGAACTGGAACTGGTACTTTATCGAAATTTGGCTGTCAG ATGCGGTTCAACTTGCGCAAAACTTTTCCGCTGCTTACAACAAAA AAAATATTCTGGCGTGGGGTTGTGGAAGAACTCCTATGGTTCATTAGTGGCTCGACAAATGCCAAG GTTCTTCAGGAAAAGGGCATTCATATTTGGGATGGCAATGCATCTAGAGATTATCTCGATAG TATTGGGTTAAAGGACAGAGAGGAGGGTGACCTGGGACCTGTTTATGGATTTCAGTGGAGACATTTTGGTGCTAG GTATACTGACATGCATGCTGACTACACTGGCCAAGGATTTGATCAGTTGTTAGATGTTATTAACAAGATTAAGAAAAATCCAGATGATCGTCGAATTATTCTTTCAGCTTGGAATCCTTCTGATTTAAAGTTGATGGCACTACCTCCATGCCACATGTTTGCTCAG TTCTATGTAGCCAATGGGGAGTTATCATGTCAAATGTATCAGCGATCTGCTGACATGGGCTTGGGTGTGCCATTCAACATTGCATCATATAGTCTCTTGACATGCATGATCGCTCATGTTTGTG ATCTCATCCCGGGTGATTTTATTCATGTGATTGGGGACGCTCATGTATATAACACTCATGTCAGGGCTCTTGAAGAGCAGCTTCAGAAGCTGCCAAAACCTTTTCCA ATTTTGAAGATTAATCCAGAGAAGAAGAACATAGATTCTTTTGTGGCAGCTGATTTCAAACTCATCGGATATGATCCTCACCagaaaattgaaatgaaaatggCCGTGTAG
- the LOC126679975 gene encoding uncharacterized protein LOC126679975: MDSFHISNIKLEKANAIKKHRQIQKIATFFRFIEICLVLALVSRFSVKLPVAVKNSGEYFKDLTVFLVSPRFIFILGNAIVVILFVKSGHFSGQDSNGENSRTDFYEEFVQNSEKSQVMHRYEDENRGKKQRTYVQQIVPEKTCASLEIKNYQRSQSEKLEQASRNKSCRELRRIASENCREIVDSSEVWMKIPYPEDNMSNEEFRSAVEDFIARQKRIRRDEENSV; encoded by the coding sequence ATGGATTCGTTCCATATCAGCAACATCAAACTCGAGAAGGCAAACGCGATCAAGAAGCATCGCCAGATTCAAAAGATTGCGACCTTTTTCAGGTTCATTGAAATATGCCTTGTTCTTGCTTTGGTTTCTAGGTTTTCTGTTAAACTACCGGTTGCTGTCAAGAACTCGGGCGAATACTTCAAGGACTTAACGGTTTTTCTCGTAAGCCCTCGCTTTATTTTCATCCTCGGAAACGCGATAGTCGTCATTCTTTTTGTGAAATCAGGTCATTTTTCCGGTCAAGATTCCAATGGAGAGAATTCAAGAACCGATTTCTACGAAGAATTTGTTCAGAATAGCGAAAAGAGTCAGGTGATGCACCGATACGAAGATGAAAACAGAGGAAAAAAACAGAGGACTTATGTGCAGCAAATAGTTCCTGAAAAAACTTGCGCATCTTTGGAAATCAAGAATTATCAAAGAAGTCAATCCGAAAAACTCGAACAAGCTAGTCGGAACAAATCATGCAGAGAATTGAGGCGCATAGCGTCGGAGAATTGCAGGGAAATTGTTGATAGTAGTGAAGTATGGATGAAAATTCCGTATCCCGAAGATAACATGAGCAATGAAGAATTTCGGAGCGCCGTCGAGGATTTCATTGCAAGACAGAAGAGGATTAGAAGAGATGAAGAAAATTCTGTGTAG
- the LOC126682215 gene encoding AAA-ATPase At3g50940-like encodes MHYNTKIMKILTVAKDMPSTTKAIVAAAASTAATVMVIRTVARDCLPTELRNYIYYKLNNFVQFFSSTLTLVIQEYDSLNHSHLFKAAELYLEPIISPNTNRLKISLPSLSESKVSVSLDKNQEIFDTFRGITLKWKLVSREVRANHVPGSSSSNQVTEHKYFELSFHRKHKDMVLDDYIKNVIQKSKEIRAEKKKLKIFTLRQDMAMVRRGNVWQPANFDHPATFDILAMDMELKDMIIKDLDKFVKRRDYYKRVGKAWKRGYLLYGPPGTGKSSLIAAIANHLKFDIYDLELTDLKVNSDLRKLLISTGNKSILVVEDIDCSIQLQNRSVESRVIPVPHRLNQGPAPSEKQPQMTLSGLLNFMDGLWSSCGDERIIIFTTNHKEKLDPALLRPGRMDMHIHMSYCTPYGFKILASNYSGVTEHPSFERIEELIKITKATPAEIGEQLMQNEEPEIAFGGLIEFLEHKKAEEDKAKKKTVTKRKTQSDERTATKMKEESERSEADTSQKTDQMEKESN; translated from the exons ATGCACTACAACACAAAGATCATGAAGATCCTCACCGTCGCCAAGGATATGCCGTCCACCACCAAAGCAATCGTCGCCGCCGCCGCCTCCACCGCGGCCACGGTCATGGTCATCCGCACCGTCGCCAGGGACTGTCTGCCAACGGAGCTACGTAACTATATTTACTACAAACTCAACAATTTTGTGCAGTTTTTCTCGTCAACCCTAACCCTAGTTATCCAAGAATACGATAGCTTGAACCATAGCCATCTTTTTAAAGCTGCAGAGCTTTATCTTGAGCCCATTATTTCTCCGAACACGAACCGGCTCAAGATTTCACTGCCGAGTTTATCGGAAAGTAAAGTCTCGGTTTCTTTAGATAAAAATCAAGAAATCTTTGATACGTTCAGAGGAATCACATTGAAATGGAAGTTGGTATCGAGAGAAGTACGTGCAAATCATGTTCCGGGCTCGAGTAGTTCTAACCAG GTAACCgaacataaatattttgaattgagTTTTCACAGGAAGCACAAGGACATGGTTCTTGATGATTATATAAAGAATGTGATTCAAAAATCTAAAGAAATTAGAGCtgagaaaaagaaattgaagattTTTACGTTGAGGCAAGATATGGCGATGGTTCGGAGAGGAAATGTATGGCAACCGGCGAATTTCGACCACCCTGCAACTTTTGATATATTAGCAATGGATATGGAGTTGAAGGATATGATCATTAAGGATCTTGATAAGTTTGTGAAGAGGAGGGATTATTATAAGAGAGTTGGTAAGGCTTGGAAACGGGGGTATTTGTTGTATGGACCGCCCGGGACTGGGAAATCGAGTTTGATTGCTGCAATTGCTAATCATCTAAAGTTTGATATATATGATTTGGAGCTGACTGATCTTAAGGTTAATTCTGATCTGAGGAAGTTGTTGATTTCGACCGGAAATAAGTCGATACTTGTCGTTGAAGACATTGATTGCTCAATTCAGTTGCAGAATAGGAGTGTAGAATCAAGAGTTATTCCTGTTCCTCATCGTCTGAATCAAGGTCCTGCTCCTTCGGAAAAGCAG CCTCAGATGACTCTATCAGGGCTGCTAAACTTCATGGACGGATTGTGGTCGAGCTGTGGAGATGAAAGAATCATAATTTTCACTACCAATCACAAAGAAAAGCTTGACCCAGCACTGTTACGCCCAGGTCGAATGGACATGCATATTCACATGTCTTATTGTACCCCGTATGGATTCAAGATTCTGGCATCCAACTACTCGGGAGTCACAGAGCACCCGTCTTTCGAAAGGATTGAGGAGCTGATAAAGATAACAAAGGCAACTCCTGCAGAAATAGGTGAGCAACTGATGCAAAATGAGGAACCTGAGATTGCTTTTGGAGGGCTCATTGAGTTCCTAGAGCACAAGAAGGCTGAAGAAGATAAGGCAAAGAAGAAGACGGTCACAAAAAGGAAGACACAGAGTGATGAAAGAACAGCTACTAAAATGAAGGAAGAGTCAGAAAGATCAGAAGCGGATACATCGCAAAAGACCGATCAAATGGAGAAAGAAAGCAATTAG